A single Agrococcus sp. ARC_14 DNA region contains:
- a CDS encoding ABC transporter ATP-binding protein → MSSVLEIEQLTKEFQRDDVATVALRDFSLTIERGSFVTVLGRSGCGKSTMLNLLSGLSKPTAGRVLHNGKAHTGPTADIGYLTQSDTVMPWRTVQRNVEMPLEIAGKPKEERTRIAADLIERVGLGGFEESYPRELSGGMRRRASLARMLASGADTVLMDEPFGALDAQLRHELQGELLRLWQQSKQTVVFVTHDIDEALLLGDRVVVLGGLGRILLDQEVDIPRPRDPDLTTVDPRFIELHRTLAEALKQGASAQEGAEA, encoded by the coding sequence ATGAGCAGTGTCCTCGAGATCGAGCAGCTCACCAAGGAATTCCAGCGCGACGACGTCGCCACCGTCGCCCTGCGCGACTTCAGCCTGACGATCGAGCGCGGCTCGTTCGTGACCGTGCTGGGCCGCTCGGGCTGCGGCAAATCGACCATGCTCAACCTGCTCTCCGGGCTCTCGAAGCCCACCGCAGGCCGGGTGCTGCACAACGGCAAGGCCCACACCGGCCCCACGGCCGACATCGGCTACCTCACCCAGAGCGACACCGTGATGCCCTGGCGCACGGTGCAGCGCAACGTCGAGATGCCGCTCGAGATCGCCGGCAAGCCGAAGGAGGAGCGCACCCGGATCGCCGCCGACCTCATCGAGCGCGTCGGCCTCGGCGGCTTCGAGGAGAGCTACCCGCGCGAGCTCTCCGGCGGCATGCGGCGGCGCGCGAGCCTCGCCCGCATGCTCGCCTCCGGCGCCGACACGGTGCTCATGGATGAGCCCTTCGGCGCGCTCGACGCGCAGCTGCGGCACGAGCTGCAGGGCGAGCTGCTGCGCCTGTGGCAGCAGAGCAAGCAGACCGTGGTGTTCGTCACGCACGACATCGACGAGGCACTGCTGTTGGGCGACCGGGTCGTGGTGCTCGGCGGACTCGGGCGGATCCTGCTCGACCAGGAGGTCGACATCCCCCGCCCCCGGGACCCCGATCTGACGACCGTCGACCCGCGCTTCATCGAGCTGCACCGCACGCTCGCGGAAGCCCTCAAGCAGGGCGCGAGCGCCCAGGAAGGGGCCGAGGCATGA